The Planococcus versutus genome contains a region encoding:
- a CDS encoding STAS domain-containing protein — translation MSSFNVFSNYISENAKSLSTEVVDSVMQEASLEIPEWERERATPMYIELLEFFGQSLMEGGQVQVPEALVEWSKKNAELQVTSGNELSDIFIRYPVTREVFSDIFTRLSVQFELSIKESMQAVKAINAILDVSLTETLYAFERISERHQAETRVEILNLSAPIVPVLEDVVVLPLIGMIDSYRIAHILDNVIPRIAEMNVNHVIADFSGVLTIDDHVAQSVQQIGGTLRLMGIHVSLAGMRPDLVQAIVHSGIDMLDTKTYATVKQALESVK, via the coding sequence ATGTCTTCTTTTAACGTTTTTTCAAACTACATAAGCGAAAACGCTAAATCACTTTCGACAGAAGTGGTTGACTCTGTTATGCAAGAAGCAAGCCTTGAGATTCCGGAGTGGGAAAGAGAACGTGCCACTCCAATGTATATCGAACTGCTTGAATTTTTTGGCCAGTCACTCATGGAAGGCGGACAAGTACAAGTGCCTGAAGCATTAGTTGAGTGGAGTAAAAAAAATGCTGAACTACAAGTAACGTCAGGTAACGAGCTATCCGATATTTTCATCCGTTATCCTGTCACGCGAGAAGTGTTTTCCGATATTTTTACGCGGTTGAGTGTGCAATTTGAGTTGTCTATTAAAGAAAGTATGCAAGCAGTCAAAGCAATTAATGCCATTTTAGATGTTAGCTTAACCGAGACTCTTTATGCATTTGAACGCATCTCTGAAAGACATCAAGCAGAAACACGTGTGGAAATTTTGAATTTATCAGCGCCTATTGTTCCCGTGTTAGAAGACGTTGTGGTGTTGCCGCTAATTGGTATGATTGATAGTTATCGGATCGCTCATATTCTAGACAATGTCATTCCTCGAATTGCAGAAATGAATGTGAATCATGTCATTGCTGACTTTTCCGGTGTGCTCACCATTGATGATCATGTTGCACAATCTGTCCAACAAATTGGCGGTACACTTCGATTGATGGGCATTCATGTATCTCTTGCCGGAATGCGTCCAGATCTTGTGCAAGCAATTGTCCATAGCGGCATTGATATGCTTGATACAAAGACTTACGCAACTGTTAAACAAGCATTAGAAAGCGTGAAATAG
- a CDS encoding putative bifunctional diguanylate cyclase/phosphodiesterase translates to MDIFSTTFTFSFTLLAILFLALLLGIALFFIYYRYCQKLKLSIRSAESEQKFQSVFDSTSDAVVVANQQGTILQWNSGAEIIFNYSKGEALGANIEIIVPDSLLKDHRTRFQHYLETGVSDSNGKRVELVGRRKDASELPIEVSLSTWRTEKDIYFSSIIRDISERKETEKKVNHLVYRDTLTGLPNRRLFNDQLFLTLEQLRESDQQLSLLSIDLDHFKLINDTYGHCTGDQILVEVANRLQSIAQTEDIVSRISADEYVLLLPNTDAINATIHAKKVLELFEQPFQLQQEKLFVTPSIGISVYPSDGVDLDSLTKNADIALYEAKNKGKNNYQFFTEEMNQLILRKSKLATDMRKGLEHNEFFVHYQPQMDISTEKIVGVEALVRWVHPELGPVSPAEFIPIAEDTGSIVFIGEFVLRQACLQNKAWQTAGLPHFRVAVNISSHQFSQCNLTETVCAALSAAELDAKYLELELTESIIQSSPLAVTTMQKLKLMGIHLSIDDFGTGYSSLRYLKLFPVNTLKIDQCFIRNVINDPKDAALVDTIVKMAENLELNVIAEGVETAEQFQFLKQKNCNQAQGYYFNRPLPPEEIERLYHPTSHLQTHA, encoded by the coding sequence ATGGACATCTTTTCAACTACCTTTACTTTTTCCTTCACGCTACTTGCTATTCTTTTTTTAGCGCTTTTACTTGGAATAGCGTTGTTTTTTATATACTACCGGTACTGCCAAAAGCTTAAACTCAGCATCCGTTCAGCCGAATCCGAACAGAAATTTCAGTCGGTTTTTGATTCAACTTCTGATGCCGTCGTTGTAGCTAATCAACAAGGCACCATTTTACAATGGAATTCAGGTGCCGAAATTATATTTAACTATAGTAAGGGAGAGGCGTTAGGCGCAAATATCGAAATTATTGTCCCGGATTCGTTGTTAAAAGACCACCGCACGAGATTTCAACATTACTTAGAAACTGGCGTTTCCGATTCAAATGGCAAACGCGTTGAATTAGTCGGCCGTCGAAAAGACGCCAGCGAGCTTCCTATTGAAGTATCTCTTAGTACGTGGCGTACGGAAAAAGATATATATTTTAGTAGTATCATTCGCGATATTTCTGAACGAAAAGAAACTGAAAAAAAAGTCAATCACCTTGTCTATCGCGATACACTGACCGGTTTGCCGAACCGTCGTTTGTTTAACGACCAGCTGTTTTTGACACTAGAGCAACTTCGGGAAAGCGATCAACAGTTGTCGTTGCTCTCTATCGACTTGGATCATTTTAAGTTGATCAATGATACATATGGGCATTGTACAGGAGATCAAATATTGGTTGAAGTTGCTAACCGCCTTCAAAGCATTGCACAAACAGAAGATATCGTTTCTCGCATTAGTGCTGATGAGTATGTCTTACTATTGCCCAATACTGATGCTATCAATGCCACAATTCATGCAAAAAAAGTATTAGAGCTATTCGAGCAACCTTTTCAACTCCAGCAAGAAAAACTTTTTGTCACTCCATCGATTGGCATTAGCGTTTATCCTAGCGATGGAGTTGATTTAGATAGCTTGACGAAAAATGCGGATATTGCACTGTATGAAGCCAAAAATAAAGGCAAAAACAACTATCAGTTTTTTACAGAAGAAATGAACCAATTGATTTTGCGGAAATCCAAACTGGCTACGGATATGCGAAAAGGCTTGGAGCATAACGAATTTTTTGTTCATTACCAACCTCAAATGGATATAAGTACAGAAAAAATTGTAGGAGTTGAAGCACTAGTCCGTTGGGTACATCCCGAATTGGGACCGGTCTCACCTGCTGAATTTATCCCGATTGCTGAAGATACGGGGAGTATCGTTTTCATCGGAGAATTTGTATTGAGACAAGCTTGTTTGCAAAACAAAGCATGGCAAACTGCTGGATTGCCCCATTTTCGTGTAGCCGTTAATATTTCGTCTCACCAATTTTCACAATGCAATTTAACAGAAACGGTTTGTGCTGCGCTGTCCGCAGCTGAGTTAGACGCTAAGTATTTAGAGCTTGAACTTACCGAAAGCATTATTCAAAGCTCTCCACTTGCTGTTACTACTATGCAAAAACTAAAGCTGATGGGCATTCATTTGTCTATCGACGATTTTGGGACCGGCTATTCTTCACTTCGTTATTTAAAGCTATTTCCGGTTAATACGTTGAAGATCGATCAATGCTTTATCCGCAACGTTATAAACGATCCAAAAGACGCCGCATTGGTTGACACCATTGTTAAAATGGCTGAAAATTTAGAGCTGAACGTTATTGCCGAAGGCGTTGAAACAGCAGAACAATTTCAATTTCTGAAACAGAAAAACTGCAACCAAGCGCAAGGCTATTACTTTAACCGTCCTTTGCCGCCTGAAGAAATTGAACGTCTTTATCATCCCACCAGTCACCTCCAAACACATGCGTAA
- a CDS encoding GAF and HD-GYP domain-containing protein has translation MQKQEYESKIQELMTLLEASKQLNSNLEMDEVLESILLQMVQVVGAEAGTLWLLDKQRQKIKASAAYGPSAADILNIELANDEGLVGKVIRTGVAQLIENVTENRDWTARVDETSGFVTKSMITVPLAVKGTVLGALQLLNKQDIAFFSEQDISLAVALANQSALALHNSQMYEELQQMLLSMIRTLAKILDARDPYTAGHSERVAKYSLWIAQKLELAVQDCEALYKAALLHDIGKIGVTDDILRKPDRLTAEEYLAIKQHTVIGADILSNIEPKDAMIHAVETALSHHERLDGTGYPHGLVGNDIPLFARIVGVADAFDAMTTARSYSKGLSFKLGAEELIRCSGTLFEARVVRAFTTILEECNYETDRYDAQQERGYGL, from the coding sequence ATGCAAAAACAGGAATATGAATCCAAAATTCAAGAGCTTATGACTTTGTTAGAAGCATCCAAACAATTGAATTCGAATTTAGAAATGGACGAAGTGCTAGAAAGCATTTTGCTGCAAATGGTGCAAGTGGTTGGCGCAGAAGCGGGCACGTTGTGGTTACTTGACAAACAACGACAAAAGATTAAAGCATCTGCCGCATATGGACCTTCTGCTGCGGACATTTTGAATATTGAGTTGGCTAACGATGAAGGACTAGTAGGAAAAGTAATCCGTACAGGAGTAGCGCAATTGATCGAGAACGTAACGGAAAATCGGGATTGGACAGCTCGCGTAGATGAAACGAGTGGTTTTGTAACCAAGTCAATGATCACCGTTCCGCTAGCAGTCAAAGGAACTGTTCTGGGTGCTTTGCAGCTACTCAATAAACAAGACATTGCTTTTTTTTCTGAACAAGATATCAGTTTAGCAGTAGCTCTTGCCAATCAATCGGCGCTCGCTCTTCACAATAGCCAGATGTACGAAGAGTTGCAGCAAATGCTCTTGAGCATGATTCGCACATTAGCAAAAATACTGGATGCGCGTGATCCGTATACAGCGGGACATTCAGAACGAGTGGCAAAGTATTCGTTATGGATTGCACAAAAACTAGAGTTGGCTGTACAAGATTGTGAAGCGCTTTATAAAGCCGCGTTGCTGCACGATATTGGGAAAATCGGTGTGACAGATGACATTCTTCGAAAACCCGATCGCTTGACGGCTGAAGAATATTTAGCCATCAAGCAACACACAGTCATCGGAGCGGATATCCTATCTAATATAGAACCAAAAGACGCCATGATTCATGCAGTTGAAACGGCTTTGTCTCATCACGAACGACTTGACGGCACCGGCTATCCTCACGGCTTGGTCGGAAATGACATTCCGCTGTTCGCTCGCATCGTAGGTGTGGCCGATGCATTTGATGCCATGACCACCGCACGCTCGTATAGCAAAGGCTTATCGTTCAAGCTAGGAGCAGAAGAACTAATTCGTTGCAGCGGAACGTTGTTTGAAGCTCGAGTGGTTCGCGCATTTACAACGATTTTAGAAGAATGTAATTATGAAACAGACCGTTACGATGCGCAACAAGAAAGAGGTTACGGGTTATGA
- a CDS encoding DUF3307 domain-containing protein — MNQFDVLLIGHLIGDFLLQTSWMAKYKATKWLPLLTHVAIYTAVIAVLGILSGGLSLPALALVFIGHLILDRKTFVMFWVERIQTAKGPEKIWLSIVADQIFHIILLAIAIAIS, encoded by the coding sequence ATGAACCAGTTTGATGTATTATTGATTGGCCATTTGATTGGTGATTTTCTATTGCAGACGAGTTGGATGGCCAAATACAAAGCAACAAAGTGGCTGCCGTTGCTGACACATGTAGCGATTTATACAGCCGTGATTGCCGTGCTTGGTATACTTTCAGGTGGATTGTCTCTACCGGCACTAGCCCTTGTTTTTATCGGTCATCTTATTTTAGATCGCAAAACCTTTGTGATGTTCTGGGTAGAACGGATCCAAACAGCCAAAGGTCCTGAGAAAATATGGTTATCGATTGTAGCTGACCAGATTTTCCATATCATTTTACTTGCCATTGCCATCGCGATTTCCTAG
- a CDS encoding adenylate/guanylate cyclase domain-containing protein, whose translation MKSNTYVLEKEYALDRETAWHLLADNNRMNLYIGLFPVSFSPAKQDGAEVFYREAYAKVFGVVPISWQEFPFQWQENTSYTVERRYLTGPLKHYTLTVEFFDSGENGTRVKLTANFVPLNVLGYGAIWASGLPAVKKIMRYIDDYLQSGVATVFEAPQKKDTAKINLPELDRLSALLAKSPVDEGYVELLHRYLADKGDHDVAQIEPVQVARLWDADLDDVLRVLLYATKAGLLNLSWNVICPNCRVSKVEHSSLAQLEQQFHCDLCGINYDANFDQFVELNFSVHPTVRQAYAEVYCIGGPMITPHVKAQQVIEGGKTASFVIPQGEDALRFRVLQANDKVAVTSGVASNKLVYTDTGWTQDVVNGLSPVAITNTSSADIVVALEHSDWNKQAVTAAKVTAMQEFRDLFSSEVLSPGQKIGIDHVTILFTDLKGSTLLYETAGDSGAYGQVRNHFDFLTGHIARNSGSVVKTIGDAVMAVFHKPEDGLKAALAIQKNLKEFNKTTKEDLVLRLGLHSGAAIAVNSNDRLDYFGRTVNIAARIEGEGHGNDIVISRDVVAQPLSAELLTSADLELEEFSTVLKGIEGAVDLVRIWLKEELTIKVQAG comes from the coding sequence TTGAAGTCCAACACATACGTGCTTGAAAAAGAATACGCACTAGACCGAGAAACAGCTTGGCACTTGCTTGCAGACAACAACCGCATGAACTTGTATATTGGCTTGTTTCCAGTCAGTTTTAGTCCAGCCAAGCAAGACGGAGCGGAAGTGTTTTACCGTGAAGCCTACGCTAAAGTATTTGGTGTCGTGCCAATTAGTTGGCAAGAGTTTCCGTTCCAGTGGCAAGAAAACACTAGCTATACCGTCGAACGACGTTACTTAACGGGACCACTCAAGCATTACACATTGACAGTCGAGTTTTTTGATAGTGGAGAGAACGGGACGAGAGTCAAGCTTACTGCTAACTTTGTCCCGCTTAATGTACTCGGCTATGGCGCGATTTGGGCGAGCGGACTTCCAGCCGTCAAAAAAATTATGCGGTACATCGATGATTACTTGCAGTCGGGCGTAGCGACTGTTTTTGAAGCACCACAAAAAAAAGACACTGCCAAAATCAATTTGCCGGAACTGGATCGGCTATCGGCACTGCTTGCAAAATCCCCCGTCGATGAGGGCTATGTTGAATTGTTACACCGTTATTTAGCGGACAAAGGCGATCACGACGTCGCACAAATCGAGCCGGTGCAAGTAGCCAGGCTGTGGGACGCAGATCTAGACGATGTGTTGCGTGTCTTGCTGTATGCCACAAAAGCGGGGTTGTTAAATCTTAGCTGGAACGTTATCTGCCCAAACTGCCGCGTTTCGAAAGTCGAACACAGTTCACTCGCACAGCTAGAGCAGCAATTTCATTGCGACTTGTGCGGGATTAATTACGATGCCAATTTTGATCAGTTTGTCGAGTTGAACTTTTCTGTTCACCCAACTGTGCGCCAAGCTTATGCCGAAGTGTATTGCATCGGTGGCCCAATGATCACCCCGCACGTTAAAGCGCAGCAAGTGATCGAAGGGGGGAAAACCGCGAGCTTTGTCATTCCACAAGGCGAAGACGCGCTACGTTTTCGCGTGCTTCAAGCAAATGATAAAGTCGCGGTGACTAGTGGAGTTGCGTCTAACAAACTGGTTTATACGGATACTGGCTGGACACAAGACGTGGTAAACGGATTGAGTCCAGTCGCCATCACCAACACCAGCAGTGCAGATATTGTCGTGGCGTTAGAGCATTCTGACTGGAACAAACAAGCAGTAACGGCCGCTAAAGTCACTGCCATGCAAGAGTTCAGGGATTTGTTTTCTTCTGAAGTGTTGTCACCCGGTCAAAAAATCGGCATCGATCACGTGACGATTTTGTTTACCGATTTAAAAGGCTCGACACTGCTGTATGAGACAGCTGGTGACTCTGGGGCTTACGGACAAGTTCGCAATCATTTTGACTTTCTGACAGGTCATATTGCCCGAAATTCCGGCAGCGTCGTCAAAACCATTGGTGATGCGGTCATGGCAGTTTTTCATAAGCCAGAAGACGGACTGAAAGCGGCATTAGCTATTCAAAAAAACCTGAAAGAGTTTAACAAGACCACCAAAGAAGACTTGGTGCTGCGACTCGGCTTGCACAGCGGAGCCGCCATCGCCGTCAATTCCAACGACCGCCTCGATTATTTTGGACGAACCGTCAACATCGCCGCACGTATCGAAGGCGAAGGACACGGAAATGACATCGTCATCAGCCGCGATGTAGTAGCACAGCCCCTGTCAGCGGAATTGCTGACAAGTGCTGACTTGGAACTAGAAGAATTTTCAACGGTCTTAAAAGGAATCGAAGGCGCAGTAGATTTGGTGCGAATTTGGTTAAAAGAAGAGTTGACGATTAAAGTACAGGCAGGTTAG
- the fliW gene encoding flagellar assembly protein FliW encodes MKIQTEQFGEIEIAEDRVITFDKGIPGFEEVKDYVLIPADAEVESPFFFLQSVEHVEVSFFLVDPFTFFKDYDIKLEEQMVERLQLEEPTDAIVLTTVTVKGDISSATTNLKAPLVINNKKQQGMQIVLNNKDYQIKQALFQADNTAARQV; translated from the coding sequence ATGAAAATTCAAACAGAGCAATTCGGAGAAATCGAAATCGCAGAAGATCGCGTCATTACGTTTGATAAAGGAATTCCAGGGTTTGAAGAAGTCAAAGACTATGTATTAATCCCAGCAGACGCAGAAGTTGAGTCGCCATTCTTTTTCTTGCAGTCGGTAGAACACGTGGAAGTAAGCTTTTTCTTAGTCGATCCGTTTACGTTTTTCAAAGACTACGACATTAAACTAGAAGAGCAAATGGTCGAGCGGCTGCAGCTAGAAGAGCCAACTGATGCGATTGTTTTAACAACAGTTACAGTCAAAGGCGATATTAGTAGTGCAACAACCAACTTAAAAGCACCACTCGTCATTAACAACAAAAAACAACAAGGCATGCAAATTGTCTTAAACAACAAAGACTATCAAATCAAGCAGGCGTTATTTCAAGCTGACAACACCGCTGCAAGGCAGGTGTAA
- the csrA gene encoding carbon storage regulator CsrA, which produces MLVLGRKKGETIVINDDIEITVTSVEGDMVRLGINAPKQITIHRKEVYLEIQEENKQATSNVINLSDFLSMRKK; this is translated from the coding sequence ATGTTAGTACTCGGACGCAAAAAAGGCGAAACCATCGTCATCAACGACGACATTGAAATTACGGTCACTTCGGTCGAAGGCGACATGGTACGTCTCGGCATCAACGCACCAAAGCAAATCACCATCCACCGAAAAGAAGTGTACTTGGAAATTCAAGAAGAAAACAAACAAGCAACATCAAACGTTATCAACTTGAGTGATTTTTTGAGTATGCGTAAAAAATAG